One genomic window of Actinoalloteichus hoggarensis includes the following:
- a CDS encoding enediyne biosynthesis protein yields the protein MAGRQQAASPPRHDPKVITALRRFAISITIFNLLGYTVLGFEQPWLWPFIALATGYTVEIVLEWVAARSEGRAPRFAGNGARGLMEFLYPAHITSLALNMLIYVNDQVFVMMFGVLVAVGAKWILRAPVRGRLRHFMNPSNFGIAVILLLFPWGSIAPPYHFSEHVDGWIDWLIPALIIVGGTMINGKLTGRMWLIAGWVGGFALQAVVRGVVEGVSIPGALGTMTGIAFILFTNYMITDPGTTPSRPASQVAFGGGVAVAYGVLTAMHIAYGIFFATAIVCLVRGLFLWALHYTNQAREQYEAAQRRATEQAEREPSTATGGSGEEVPAETSDVGSTAAAEPAPVPTENRVVRT from the coding sequence ATGGCAGGACGGCAGCAGGCGGCCTCGCCGCCACGACACGACCCGAAGGTGATCACGGCACTGCGCCGGTTCGCCATCTCGATCACGATCTTCAACCTGCTCGGCTACACGGTGCTGGGCTTCGAGCAACCCTGGCTGTGGCCGTTCATCGCCCTGGCCACCGGTTACACGGTGGAGATAGTCCTGGAGTGGGTCGCCGCCAGGTCGGAGGGCCGGGCGCCGCGGTTCGCGGGCAACGGAGCACGCGGCCTGATGGAGTTCCTGTACCCGGCGCACATCACCAGCCTGGCGCTCAACATGTTGATCTACGTCAACGACCAGGTGTTCGTGATGATGTTCGGCGTGCTGGTGGCGGTGGGGGCCAAGTGGATCCTGCGGGCCCCGGTGCGCGGCAGGCTGCGGCACTTCATGAACCCGTCGAACTTCGGCATCGCCGTCATCCTGCTGTTGTTCCCCTGGGGGAGCATCGCGCCGCCGTACCACTTCAGCGAGCACGTGGACGGCTGGATCGACTGGCTGATCCCGGCACTGATCATCGTCGGCGGCACGATGATCAACGGGAAGCTCACCGGACGGATGTGGCTGATCGCGGGCTGGGTCGGCGGCTTCGCCCTGCAGGCCGTCGTCCGAGGCGTCGTGGAAGGCGTGTCGATCCCCGGCGCGTTGGGGACCATGACCGGCATCGCGTTCATCCTGTTCACCAACTACATGATCACCGACCCCGGCACCACCCCGTCCCGTCCCGCCTCCCAGGTCGCCTTCGGCGGCGGCGTGGCGGTCGCCTACGGCGTGCTGACCGCGATGCACATCGCCTACGGGATCTTCTTCGCCACGGCCATCGTGTGTCTGGTGCGCGGCCTGTTCCTGTGGGCCCTGCACTACACGAACCAGGCTCGGGAACAGTACGAGGCCGCGCAGCGGCGGGCGACCGAGCAGGCGGAACGGGAGCCGAGCACGGCGACGGGCGGGTCCGGCGAGGAGGTCCCCGCCGAGACGTCCGACGTCGGGTCGACCGCCGCGGCCGAGCCTGCCCCGGTGCCCACCGAGAACCGGGTCGTCCGGACGTGA
- a CDS encoding cytochrome P450 produces the protein MLRRLAGDRLGLMSSAASRYGDASKLTIGPKSLYFFNHPDHARHVLTDNSANYHKGIGLVQARRALGDGLLTSEGALWRTQRKVIQPAFTPRRIASQAGAVVAEAARLVDRLRSRRAGEPVDVLDEMTVFTLGVLGRALLDADLSAYDAVGHAFEAVQDQAMFEMVSMGMVPTWIPLPRQRRFRRARAELYRVVDRLVAERSAGQTGDGDDVLSRLIESTGQESDPEVGRRRMRDEVVTLLLAGHETTASTLGWTLHLIDRHPEVGARLRAEAAAVLGDRQPTHEDLRLLPYTTMVVEEAMRLYPPVWILPREAQRDDEVGGYHVPAGADVLICPYTLHRHPEFWDEPELFRPERFAPEQKAKRSRYSYLPFGAGPRFCVGSSLGMMEAVLVIAMITRELRLTAVPGRPVVPEPMLSLRVRGGLEMSVHRVA, from the coding sequence ATGCTTCGGAGACTGGCGGGCGACCGCCTCGGACTGATGTCCTCGGCGGCGTCCCGCTACGGCGACGCCTCGAAGCTGACGATCGGACCGAAGTCGCTGTACTTCTTCAACCATCCCGACCACGCCCGGCACGTCCTCACCGACAACAGCGCGAACTATCACAAGGGGATCGGGCTGGTACAGGCCAGACGGGCATTGGGCGACGGGCTGCTGACCAGTGAGGGCGCGCTGTGGCGCACACAGCGCAAGGTGATCCAGCCCGCGTTCACCCCCCGGCGGATCGCGAGTCAGGCGGGGGCCGTCGTGGCGGAGGCCGCCCGACTCGTCGACCGGCTGCGATCCAGGCGGGCGGGCGAGCCGGTCGACGTCCTGGACGAGATGACCGTGTTCACCCTCGGTGTGCTCGGCCGGGCACTGCTCGACGCGGACCTCAGCGCCTATGACGCGGTGGGCCATGCCTTCGAGGCGGTGCAGGACCAGGCCATGTTCGAGATGGTGTCGATGGGCATGGTGCCGACCTGGATTCCGCTGCCTCGGCAGCGCCGCTTCCGGCGGGCCCGTGCCGAGCTGTATCGCGTGGTCGACCGGCTGGTCGCCGAGCGGAGCGCGGGGCAGACGGGCGACGGCGACGACGTCCTCTCGCGGCTGATCGAGTCGACCGGGCAGGAGAGCGATCCCGAGGTCGGGCGCCGTCGGATGCGGGACGAGGTGGTCACCCTGCTGCTCGCCGGGCACGAGACCACGGCGAGCACGCTGGGCTGGACGCTGCATCTGATCGATCGACATCCCGAGGTCGGCGCACGGCTGCGGGCGGAGGCCGCTGCGGTGCTGGGCGACCGACAGCCGACACATGAGGACCTCCGCCTGCTGCCCTACACGACGATGGTCGTCGAGGAGGCCATGCGGCTGTATCCGCCCGTGTGGATCCTGCCCAGGGAGGCACAGCGGGACGACGAGGTCGGCGGCTATCACGTTCCCGCGGGTGCCGACGTGCTGATCTGTCCCTACACGCTGCATCGCCATCCTGAGTTCTGGGACGAGCCCGAGCTGTTCCGGCCCGAGCGGTTCGCGCCGGAGCAGAAGGCGAAGCGGTCTCGTTACTCGTATCTGCCGTTCGGCGCGGGGCCGAGGTTCTGCGTCGGCAGCAGCCTCGGGATGATGGAGGCGGTGCTGGTCATCGCGATGATCACGCGAGAGCTGCGGCTGACGGCGGTCCCGGGCAGGCCGGTGGTGCCGGAGCCGATGCTGTCCCTGCGGGTTCGGGGCGGCCTGGAGATGTCCGTGCACCGTGTGGCCTGA
- a CDS encoding AraC family transcriptional regulator has product MSRVITAMRENLGETLTIDDMARAAMYSKFHFSRAFQRVTGVSPGRFLSAMRLQEAKRLLVTTSLSVTEISHRVGYSSVGTFGSRFCSTVGVSPTTYRRLGGYCSKIVTDDRRPVRVDHTVTLRGTVHSSSPEYESSVFIGLFREPIPQGRPLRCAVLDAPGAFELADVPQGTWYVLAQSVMTDPAEQTDGGQDGQVSVGSHGPITVRPGQPIHTVDIALRPLRQLDPPVLMALLDARTPR; this is encoded by the coding sequence GTGTCCCGAGTGATCACCGCGATGCGCGAGAATCTCGGGGAGACGCTCACCATCGATGACATGGCCCGCGCCGCGATGTACAGCAAGTTCCACTTCTCCCGCGCCTTCCAGCGGGTCACCGGTGTCTCGCCGGGGCGCTTCCTCTCCGCCATGCGGTTGCAGGAGGCGAAGCGACTCCTGGTCACGACCTCGCTGTCGGTCACGGAGATCAGTCATCGGGTCGGCTACTCCAGCGTGGGCACCTTCGGCTCCCGATTCTGCAGCACGGTCGGCGTCTCGCCGACCACGTACCGCAGACTCGGCGGCTACTGCTCCAAGATCGTGACCGATGACCGCCGTCCGGTCCGCGTCGACCACACCGTGACGCTGCGGGGCACCGTGCACAGTTCGTCGCCGGAGTACGAGTCCTCGGTGTTCATCGGTCTGTTCCGTGAACCCATCCCGCAGGGCAGACCACTACGGTGTGCCGTGCTGGACGCCCCCGGTGCATTCGAACTGGCCGACGTCCCCCAGGGCACCTGGTACGTCCTGGCCCAGTCGGTCATGACGGACCCGGCCGAGCAGACCGACGGCGGGCAGGACGGGCAGGTCTCCGTCGGCTCACACGGGCCGATCACCGTGCGGCCCGGCCAGCCGATCCACACCGTCGACATCGCCCTGCGGCCGCTCCGACAGCTGGACCCGCCGGTACTGATGGCACTGCTGGACGCGCGCACGCCACGCTGA
- a CDS encoding DUF1702 family protein — MPAILGTLRRLILAPSLDEVTFARRGFPGPRTKDTGRLEAIPAAVVCGFEWAVETPRIREIERRLELVDTDMRGFAYEGAAMALTILDATSGGHRTRDLLSGPGAPHLLLSYIGVGFAMARLPRPLWRRVLPDLTDSSPYHPTMSWLVVDGYGFDLAYFHQKRWVERQQVPAAYPWQGAPDYFPRAVDQGIGRALWFIHSGRTRDVAAAVARFATTRHADLWSGVGLAAAFAGGSTPTALAELRTQAGPHGLELGLGAVFATQARSMAGAVPPHTHPALTAFAGVTAPEALRIVRTTAGVDPTSATPAYEAWRQRIRDRLAATNAAGTAQTDGSGAHPPPSDVPAPRAVADDEPPDSSS; from the coding sequence ATGCCTGCGATTCTCGGCACCTTGCGCCGACTCATACTGGCACCGTCGTTGGACGAGGTGACGTTCGCCCGTCGCGGTTTTCCCGGCCCGCGAACGAAGGACACCGGCCGACTGGAGGCGATCCCGGCGGCCGTGGTCTGTGGATTCGAGTGGGCGGTAGAGACACCGAGAATCAGGGAGATCGAGCGCAGACTGGAGCTGGTGGACACGGACATGCGGGGCTTCGCCTACGAAGGCGCCGCGATGGCGCTCACCATCCTGGACGCCACCTCGGGCGGACACCGCACCCGAGACCTGTTGAGCGGCCCGGGAGCGCCGCACCTCCTGCTCTCCTACATCGGGGTCGGATTCGCCATGGCGCGCCTGCCTCGGCCGCTGTGGCGACGCGTACTCCCCGATCTGACCGACTCCTCGCCGTATCACCCGACGATGAGCTGGCTGGTGGTGGACGGCTACGGGTTCGATCTCGCCTACTTCCACCAGAAGCGATGGGTCGAGCGGCAGCAGGTTCCCGCCGCATACCCGTGGCAGGGTGCGCCCGACTACTTCCCGAGGGCCGTGGACCAGGGAATCGGCCGGGCGCTGTGGTTCATCCATAGCGGACGAACCCGCGACGTCGCCGCCGCCGTCGCCCGCTTCGCCACGACCCGACACGCCGACCTGTGGAGCGGAGTCGGGCTCGCCGCCGCCTTCGCGGGCGGCAGCACCCCCACCGCGCTGGCGGAGCTGCGAACGCAGGCCGGACCTCACGGGCTCGAACTCGGTCTCGGCGCGGTCTTCGCCACGCAGGCGCGCTCGATGGCGGGGGCGGTCCCGCCGCACACCCACCCCGCGCTCACCGCCTTCGCGGGCGTCACCGCACCGGAGGCGCTGCGGATCGTACGCACGACGGCCGGAGTCGACCCGACCTCGGCGACACCCGCTTACGAAGCGTGGCGACAGCGAATCCGCGATCGGCTCGCCGCGACGAACGCGGCGGGCACGGCACAGACGGACGGATCCGGGGCCCACCCGCCACCGAGCGACGTCCCCGCCCCCAGAGCGGTCGCCGACGACGAACCTCCGGACTCCTCGAGTTGA